In the genome of Staphylococcus durrellii, one region contains:
- a CDS encoding YwhD family protein, with protein sequence MAENKGFKFNIIKNDPLDGHKGTNIGSISLDNIAPVFIDVENKEAFIDIGGMHARASVEKGVKWIKDKDTVNVEGAKEYWLCWVTTERGEHGPYYAGVTACYLMVNKKIRRGYKSMPEHVNMMDKSMKRQIVVDQIGDDNKKVLKEFLEQHNAEMWHNSTEELHQALTTK encoded by the coding sequence GTGGCTGAAAATAAAGGATTTAAATTTAATATTATAAAAAATGACCCGCTTGATGGTCATAAAGGAACAAATATAGGTTCTATTAGTTTAGATAATATAGCGCCAGTGTTTATAGATGTAGAAAACAAGGAAGCATTTATTGATATTGGTGGTATGCACGCGCGAGCTAGCGTAGAAAAAGGCGTTAAATGGATTAAGGACAAGGATACAGTAAATGTAGAGGGTGCTAAAGAATATTGGCTATGCTGGGTTACTACGGAACGTGGTGAACATGGTCCATATTACGCTGGCGTAACTGCTTGTTATTTAATGGTTAATAAAAAGATAAGACGTGGTTATAAAAGTATGCCGGAACATGTTAATATGATGGACAAATCGATGAAGCGTCAAATTGTTGTTGACCAAATCGGCGACGACAATAAAAAAGTTTTAAAAGAATTTTTAGAACAACACAATGCTGAAATGTGGCATAACTCTACCGAGGAATTACATCAAGCATTAACAACTAAATAA
- a CDS encoding HD domain-containing protein → MTYSTYASQQLPEEKVFKDPIHRYVHVKNQIVWDLIKTKEFQRLRRIKQLGTLYLSFHTAEHSRFGHSLGVYEIVRRLIDESFSGSEAWDDKDAPLALCAALLHDLGHGPFSHSFEKIFNTDHEAFTQAIITGATEVNEVLSRVSPSFPQEVADVINKTHDNKLVISMISSQIDADRMDYLQRDAYFTGVSYGQFDMERILRLMRPSKDEVLIKESGMHAVENFIMSRYQMYWQIYFHPVSRGGEVLLNNCLKRAKQLYNEGYKFKMHPTDFIPFFEETITIEQYVDLDEIVVQYYLKAWVNEDDAILSDLARRFINRDLFKYMPFDGSIITITELTDLFLQAGIDPNYYFVSESFTDLPYDYDRPGSNRQPIHLLRRNGTIREISNESLVISSITGINREDYKLYYPKELISDVTDDNIRNAIISILNELN, encoded by the coding sequence TTGACATATTCAACATATGCTTCACAGCAATTACCAGAAGAAAAAGTATTTAAAGATCCTATTCATAGATATGTTCATGTCAAAAATCAAATAGTTTGGGACTTGATTAAAACAAAAGAGTTTCAGCGCTTAAGAAGAATTAAACAATTGGGAACACTATATCTATCATTTCATACAGCAGAACATAGCCGCTTTGGCCATTCGCTAGGTGTATATGAAATTGTACGTCGACTCATAGATGAATCATTTTCTGGTAGTGAGGCGTGGGACGATAAAGATGCGCCTTTAGCTTTATGTGCAGCATTGTTACATGATTTAGGCCACGGTCCTTTTTCTCATAGCTTTGAAAAGATATTTAATACAGATCATGAGGCTTTTACACAGGCTATTATTACGGGGGCGACAGAGGTGAATGAAGTATTGTCTCGCGTGTCGCCTTCATTTCCTCAAGAAGTAGCTGATGTAATTAATAAAACACATGATAATAAATTAGTAATTTCTATGATTTCTTCACAAATTGATGCTGACAGAATGGATTATTTGCAAAGGGATGCTTATTTTACAGGTGTTTCTTATGGCCAATTTGATATGGAACGTATTTTAAGATTAATGCGCCCATCCAAAGATGAGGTGTTGATTAAAGAGAGCGGTATGCATGCTGTAGAGAATTTCATCATGAGCCGCTATCAAATGTATTGGCAAATTTATTTCCACCCAGTTAGTAGAGGCGGAGAGGTATTATTAAATAATTGCTTGAAAAGAGCTAAGCAATTATACAATGAAGGCTATAAATTTAAAATGCATCCGACTGATTTCATACCATTTTTTGAAGAAACGATTACTATCGAGCAATATGTTGATTTAGATGAAATTGTAGTGCAATATTATTTAAAAGCATGGGTTAATGAAGATGATGCTATATTAAGTGATTTAGCCCGTCGATTTATCAATAGGGACCTATTTAAATACATGCCGTTTGATGGTTCGATTATTACTATTACAGAATTGACTGATCTTTTCTTGCAAGCAGGTATAGACCCTAATTATTATTTCGTCAGCGAATCATTTACAGATTTACCATATGATTATGACCGACCGGGTTCTAATCGCCAACCAATACATTTGCTTAGAAGAAACGGCACTATAAGGGAAATAAGTAATGAATCATTAGTTATTTCTAGCATTACTGGTATAAATAGAGAAGATTATAAGCTTTATTATCCTAAAGAATTAATTAGTGATGTTACAGATGATAATATACGTAATGCTATTATTAGTATTTTAAACGAATTAAATTAA